The following coding sequences are from one Mycolicibacterium aichiense window:
- a CDS encoding cob(I)yrinic acid a,c-diamide adenosyltransferase, protein MAVHLTRIYTRTGDDGTSGLSDFSRVDKNDARLIAYADCDEANAALGVAVALGQPDDDLRKVLVQIQNDLFDAGADLSTPVVENPEYPPLRITAPYVERLEAWCDHYNENLPALNSFILPGGTPLSALLHVARTVTRRAERSAWIAVKTYPDTVSPLPARYLNRLSDLLFILGRVANPGGDVLWQPGGGKAEGPAKT, encoded by the coding sequence ATGGCAGTACACCTGACCCGCATCTATACCCGGACCGGCGACGACGGGACGTCGGGACTGAGTGATTTCTCACGGGTGGACAAGAATGACGCGCGGCTGATCGCGTACGCCGACTGTGACGAGGCCAATGCCGCGCTCGGAGTGGCCGTCGCCCTGGGTCAACCCGACGACGACCTGCGCAAAGTCCTGGTGCAGATCCAGAACGACTTGTTCGACGCGGGCGCCGACCTGTCCACTCCGGTCGTCGAAAACCCCGAGTATCCGCCGTTGCGGATCACCGCCCCGTACGTGGAGCGGCTCGAGGCGTGGTGCGACCACTACAACGAAAATCTGCCGGCCCTGAACTCGTTCATCTTGCCCGGCGGCACCCCGTTGTCGGCCCTGCTCCATGTCGCGCGGACGGTGACCAGACGTGCCGAGCGCTCGGCATGGATCGCGGTCAAGACCTATCCCGATACCGTCAGCCCGCTGCCGGCGCGCTACCTCAACCGGCTCTCTGACCTGCTGTTCATCCTGGGCCGGGTGGCCAATCCGGGTGGTGACGTGCTGTGGCAGCCCGGCGGCGGCAAAGCCGAAGGGCCTGCGAAGACGTAA
- a CDS encoding ATP synthase subunit I, with protein sequence MTTPAQDAPLVFPSVAFRPVRLLAICAALTALAVVLAAVAGYILFGVFFGVGLALGLVNAVLVQRSVESITAGDHPLKRKMALNSATRLLVITSIGLAIAIIFRPLGLGVLFGLALFQVLLVVSTALPVWKKIRTGEHDADVVASPGAAGSADEAPKD encoded by the coding sequence GTGACGACACCAGCGCAAGATGCGCCGTTGGTGTTTCCGTCCGTTGCCTTCCGGCCCGTTCGGCTTCTTGCGATCTGTGCTGCGCTGACCGCCCTCGCTGTCGTGCTGGCCGCGGTCGCCGGCTACATCCTGTTCGGGGTTTTCTTCGGCGTCGGCCTGGCACTGGGCCTGGTCAACGCCGTGCTGGTTCAGCGGTCGGTGGAGTCGATCACCGCCGGCGACCACCCGCTCAAGCGCAAGATGGCACTGAACTCCGCGACCCGGTTGCTGGTGATCACGTCGATCGGCCTGGCGATCGCGATCATCTTCCGGCCGCTGGGGCTGGGTGTGCTCTTTGGTTTGGCGCTGTTCCAAGTTCTTTTGGTTGTGAGCACCGCGTTGCCGGTGTGGAAGAAGATTCGCACGGGCGAACACGACGCCGACGTAGTTGCAAGCCCCGGAGCTGCCGGCTCCGCCGACGAAGCACCGAAGGATTGA
- the atpA gene encoding F0F1 ATP synthase subunit alpha, whose amino-acid sequence MAELTISADDIQGAVQEYVSSFEADTGREEIGTVIDAGDGIAHVEGLPSVMTQELLEFPGGVLGVALNLDEHSVGAVILGEFEKIAEGQQVKRTGEVLSVPVGDAFLGRVINPLGQPIDGQGDIEAEGRRELELQAPSVVQRQGVGEPLQTGIKAIDAMTPIGRGQRQLIIGDRKTGKTAVCVDTILNQRGAWETGDPNQQVRCVYVAIGQKGTTIASVKRALEEGGAMEYTTIVAAPASDAAGFKWLAPYTGSAIGQHWMYNGKHVLIVFDDLSKQADAYRAISLLLRRPPGREAFPGDVFYLHSRLLERCAKLSDELGGGSMTGLPIIETKANDISAFIPTNVISITDGQCFLESDLFNQGVRPAVNVGVSVSRVGGAAQIKAMKEVAGSLRLDLSQYRELEAFAAFASDLDAASKAQLDRGVRLVELLKQAQYSPMAVEDQVVAIFLGTQGHLDSVPAEDVSRFESEFLEHVKASHAEILTGIKESKKLSEEAEEKLVSAINEFKKGFAASDGSSVVADEHEADALDPEDLEKESVKVRKPAPKKN is encoded by the coding sequence ATGGCAGAGTTGACAATCTCGGCTGACGACATCCAGGGCGCCGTCCAGGAGTACGTCTCGAGCTTCGAGGCGGATACCGGGCGCGAGGAGATCGGCACCGTCATCGACGCCGGCGACGGCATCGCCCACGTCGAGGGTCTGCCCTCGGTGATGACCCAGGAGCTGCTGGAGTTCCCCGGCGGCGTGCTCGGTGTGGCGCTGAACCTCGACGAGCACAGCGTCGGCGCGGTGATCCTGGGTGAGTTCGAGAAGATCGCCGAGGGTCAGCAGGTCAAGCGGACCGGCGAGGTGCTCTCGGTGCCCGTCGGCGACGCCTTCCTGGGTCGCGTCATCAACCCGCTCGGCCAGCCGATCGACGGTCAGGGTGACATCGAGGCCGAGGGTCGCCGCGAGCTCGAGCTGCAGGCGCCGTCGGTGGTGCAGCGTCAGGGTGTCGGTGAGCCGCTGCAGACCGGCATCAAGGCCATCGACGCGATGACTCCGATCGGCCGCGGCCAGCGCCAGCTGATCATCGGTGACCGCAAGACCGGCAAGACCGCCGTCTGCGTCGACACCATCCTCAACCAGCGGGGCGCCTGGGAGACCGGCGATCCCAACCAGCAGGTGCGCTGTGTCTACGTCGCGATCGGCCAGAAGGGCACCACGATCGCCTCGGTGAAGCGGGCCCTCGAAGAGGGTGGCGCGATGGAGTACACCACCATCGTCGCGGCCCCGGCTTCCGATGCCGCCGGCTTCAAGTGGCTCGCGCCCTACACGGGTTCGGCCATCGGCCAGCACTGGATGTACAACGGCAAGCACGTGCTGATCGTGTTCGACGATCTGTCCAAGCAGGCCGACGCCTACCGCGCCATCTCGCTGCTGCTGCGCCGCCCGCCGGGCCGCGAAGCCTTCCCCGGCGACGTCTTCTACCTGCACTCCCGCCTGCTGGAGCGTTGCGCCAAGCTCTCCGACGAGCTCGGTGGCGGCTCGATGACCGGTCTGCCGATCATCGAGACCAAGGCCAACGACATCTCGGCGTTCATTCCGACCAACGTCATCTCGATCACCGACGGCCAGTGCTTCCTGGAGTCCGACCTGTTCAACCAGGGTGTGCGCCCGGCCGTGAACGTCGGTGTGTCGGTGTCCCGCGTCGGTGGTGCCGCTCAGATCAAGGCGATGAAAGAGGTTGCCGGTTCGCTGCGTCTGGATCTGTCGCAGTACCGCGAGCTGGAGGCCTTCGCGGCCTTCGCCTCCGACCTCGACGCCGCGTCGAAGGCTCAGCTGGACCGCGGCGTGCGCCTCGTCGAGCTGCTCAAGCAGGCCCAGTACAGCCCGATGGCGGTCGAGGATCAGGTCGTCGCGATCTTCCTGGGCACCCAGGGGCACCTGGATTCGGTTCCGGCCGAGGATGTTTCGCGCTTCGAGTCCGAGTTCCTGGAGCACGTGAAGGCCAGCCACGCCGAGATCCTCACCGGCATCAAGGAATCCAAGAAACTCTCCGAGGAGGCCGAGGAGAAGCTGGTCTCGGCCATCAACGAGTTCAAGAAAGGCTTCGCCGCCAGCGACGGCAGCTCAGTGGTCGCCGACGAGCACGAAGCTGACGCTTTGGATCCCGAGGACCTGGAGAAGGAATCGGTCAAGGTCCGTAAGCCGGCGCCAAAAAAGAACTAG
- the murA gene encoding UDP-N-acetylglucosamine 1-carboxyvinyltransferase: MGERFVVTGGNRLSGEVAVGGAKNSVLKLMAASLLAEGTTTITNCPDILDVPLMAEVLRGLGANVELDGSIVRITSPDEPKYEADFAAVRQFRASVCVLGPLVGRCKRARVALPGGDAIGSRPLDMHQAGLRQLGADCTIEHGCVVATAERLHGAEIQLEFPSVGATENILMAAVLAEGVTTIHNAAREPDVVDLCEMLCQMGAQIEGAGRSTLTITGVPRLHPTEHRVIGDRIVAATWGIAAAMTRGDIAVTGVDPAHLQLVLHKLHDAGATVTQHDNGFRVVQYDRPKAGNVATLPFPGFPTDLQPMAIALASIADGTSMITENVFEARFRFVEEMIRLGADARTDGHHAVVRGIPQLSSAPVWCSDIRAGAGLVLAGLVADGETEVHDVFHIDRGYPLFVENLVRLGAEIERV, translated from the coding sequence GTGGGCGAGCGTTTCGTGGTGACCGGTGGTAACCGGTTGTCGGGCGAAGTCGCCGTTGGGGGCGCCAAGAACAGCGTTCTGAAGCTGATGGCGGCCAGCCTGCTGGCCGAGGGCACCACCACGATCACCAACTGCCCCGACATTCTTGACGTACCGCTGATGGCGGAGGTCCTTCGCGGCCTCGGCGCGAATGTGGAACTCGATGGGTCGATTGTTCGGATCACCTCACCCGACGAGCCCAAATACGAAGCCGACTTCGCCGCGGTGCGCCAGTTCCGGGCCTCGGTCTGCGTGCTGGGCCCATTGGTCGGACGGTGTAAACGCGCCCGGGTCGCACTGCCCGGTGGCGACGCGATCGGCTCGCGCCCACTGGATATGCATCAGGCGGGGTTGCGCCAGCTCGGCGCCGACTGCACGATCGAGCACGGCTGCGTGGTGGCCACCGCCGAGCGCCTGCACGGCGCCGAGATCCAGCTGGAGTTCCCGTCGGTGGGGGCGACCGAGAACATCCTGATGGCCGCGGTCCTGGCTGAGGGTGTGACCACGATCCACAACGCGGCCCGCGAGCCCGACGTCGTCGACCTCTGCGAAATGCTCTGCCAGATGGGCGCCCAGATCGAAGGCGCTGGAAGATCGACACTGACGATCACGGGCGTCCCTCGGCTGCACCCCACCGAGCACCGGGTGATCGGCGACCGCATCGTGGCCGCGACGTGGGGTATCGCTGCGGCGATGACCCGCGGTGACATCGCGGTCACCGGGGTGGACCCGGCTCACCTTCAGCTGGTGTTGCACAAGCTGCACGATGCCGGCGCCACTGTCACCCAGCACGACAACGGGTTCCGGGTGGTGCAGTACGACCGTCCGAAGGCCGGCAATGTGGCGACGCTGCCGTTCCCGGGCTTTCCCACCGATCTGCAGCCGATGGCGATTGCGCTGGCGTCGATCGCCGACGGGACGTCGATGATCACCGAGAACGTGTTCGAGGCGAGGTTCCGGTTCGTCGAGGAGATGATCCGCCTGGGTGCCGATGCCCGGACCGATGGTCACCATGCGGTGGTGCGGGGAATCCCGCAGCTTTCGAGTGCACCGGTGTGGTGTTCGGACATCCGGGCCGGCGCCGGGCTGGTGCTGGCCGGGCTGGTCGCTGACGGAGAAACCGAAGTTCACGACGTGTTTCACATCGACCGGGGCTACCCACTCTTCGTCGAGAATCTGGTGCGACTTGGAGCTGAGATAGAACGCGTGTAA
- a CDS encoding F0F1 ATP synthase subunit gamma, whose translation MAATLRELRGRIKSASSIKKITKAQELIATSRIAKAQARVDAARPYATEITNMLTELAGASALDHPLLVAREKPRRAGVLVVSSDRGLCGGYNANVLRRAEELFSLLREEGKDPVLYVVGRKALGYYSFRQREVKESWTGFSERPDYEHAKEIADTLVTAFMSGVDDEGDEAGADGVLGVDELHIVSTEFRSMLSQTATALRIAPMVVEYVGEPETGPQTLFSFEPNAEELFDSLLPRYIATRVYAALLEAAASESASRRRAMKSATDNADDLIKALTLAANRERQAQITQEISEIVGGANALADAK comes from the coding sequence ATGGCAGCCACACTTCGGGAACTACGCGGACGTATCAAATCCGCCTCGTCGATCAAGAAGATCACGAAGGCTCAGGAGTTGATCGCCACGTCGCGGATCGCCAAGGCGCAGGCCCGGGTCGATGCAGCCCGGCCCTACGCCACCGAGATCACCAACATGCTCACCGAACTGGCGGGCGCAAGCGCGCTCGATCACCCGCTGCTCGTCGCGCGGGAGAAGCCGCGGCGGGCCGGTGTGCTGGTGGTCTCGTCGGATCGGGGTCTGTGCGGCGGCTACAACGCGAACGTCTTGCGCCGGGCCGAGGAGCTCTTCTCGCTGCTGCGGGAAGAGGGCAAAGATCCGGTGCTCTACGTGGTGGGCCGGAAAGCCCTGGGCTACTACAGCTTCCGTCAGCGTGAGGTCAAAGAGTCGTGGACCGGCTTCTCCGAGCGGCCCGATTACGAGCACGCCAAGGAGATCGCCGACACCCTGGTGACGGCGTTCATGTCCGGTGTCGACGACGAGGGTGACGAGGCCGGCGCTGACGGCGTCCTCGGTGTCGACGAGCTGCACATCGTGTCGACGGAGTTCAGGTCGATGCTGTCGCAGACGGCGACGGCGCTGCGGATCGCCCCAATGGTCGTCGAGTACGTCGGCGAACCGGAAACCGGCCCGCAGACGCTGTTCTCGTTCGAGCCCAATGCCGAGGAGCTGTTCGACTCTCTGCTGCCGCGCTACATCGCGACACGCGTGTACGCGGCGCTGCTCGAGGCGGCGGCGTCGGAGTCGGCGTCTCGTCGGCGCGCCATGAAGTCGGCGACCGACAACGCCGACGATCTGATCAAGGCACTCACGCTGGCGGCCAACCGCGAACGTCAGGCGCAGATCACTCAGGAAATCAGCGAAATCGTCGGTGGCGCCAACGCGCTGGCCGACGCGAAATAG
- a CDS encoding F0F1 ATP synthase subunit epsilon → MAELDVDIVAVERKIWSGKATFVFTRTTSGEIGILPRHIPLVAQLVDDAMVRVEREGEDDLRIAVDGGYLSVTEEGVTILAESAEFESEIDADAAKSDAASDDPQTAARGRARLRALGQID, encoded by the coding sequence ATGGCCGAATTGGACGTCGACATCGTCGCCGTCGAGCGCAAGATCTGGTCGGGTAAGGCGACGTTCGTCTTCACCCGCACCACGTCCGGCGAGATCGGCATCCTGCCTCGACACATCCCGCTCGTGGCACAGCTCGTCGATGACGCGATGGTGCGTGTCGAGCGGGAGGGCGAGGACGATCTGCGGATCGCGGTCGACGGCGGTTATCTGTCGGTCACCGAGGAGGGCGTGACGATCCTCGCCGAGTCCGCGGAGTTCGAGTCCGAGATCGACGCGGACGCCGCCAAGTCCGATGCGGCGTCCGACGACCCGCAGACTGCTGCCCGGGGTCGGGCGCGTCTGCGCGCCCTGGGCCAGATCGACTAG
- a CDS encoding DUF2550 domain-containing protein: protein MSAPMIFMVALVSVLVLVVAALSYRLWKLRQGGTAAILRDTPAVGGHGWRHGVIRYRGDEARFYRLSSLRWWPDRRLSRRGLEVIARRGPRGDEFDIMSDAIVVLELHDITGERGRGYEMALDRGALTAFLSWVESSPSPRARRRTA from the coding sequence ATGAGCGCGCCGATGATCTTCATGGTCGCGCTGGTCAGTGTGCTAGTACTCGTCGTCGCGGCTCTGTCCTATCGGTTGTGGAAGCTGCGCCAGGGTGGGACGGCGGCGATCCTGCGCGACACCCCTGCGGTCGGCGGGCACGGCTGGCGGCACGGAGTCATCAGGTATCGCGGGGATGAGGCCCGGTTCTATCGGCTGTCGAGTCTGCGATGGTGGCCGGATCGCCGGCTGAGCCGGCGTGGGCTCGAGGTCATCGCCCGACGTGGCCCGCGCGGCGACGAGTTCGACATCATGTCCGACGCGATAGTCGTGCTGGAACTGCATGACATCACCGGTGAGCGCGGCCGCGGGTATGAAATGGCGCTGGACCGCGGGGCTCTGACGGCGTTTCTGTCCTGGGTCGAATCGAGTCCGTCGCCGCGGGCGCGGCGCCGCACCGCCTGA
- a CDS encoding F0F1 ATP synthase subunit C, producing MADPQIVMGALIGGGLILGGGAIGAGIGDGIAGNALISGIARQPEAQGRLFTPFFITVGLVEAAYFINLAFMALFVFATPGAS from the coding sequence ATGGCAGACCCTCAAATCGTCATGGGAGCCCTGATCGGCGGCGGGCTCATCCTGGGCGGCGGCGCCATCGGCGCCGGTATCGGTGACGGTATCGCCGGTAACGCCCTGATCTCCGGCATCGCCCGGCAGCCCGAGGCCCAGGGCCGGCTGTTCACGCCGTTCTTCATCACTGTTGGTCTGGTCGAAGCGGCGTACTTCATCAACCTGGCGTTCATGGCCCTGTTCGTGTTCGCCACGCCTGGCGCTTCCTAG
- a CDS encoding F0F1 ATP synthase subunit B, which translates to MGEHSVTLLAAEEGGTQNFLVPNGTFFFVLAIFLIVLGVIGKFVVPPVQKVLGEREKMVAKTTENNRKATELDAAADSDFQKVMAEARTEASGIRDEARAEGRKILEEHRGRASEEAAATLQQAADQLKQQSDSISGDLRSSVDTLSATLASRVLGVEVSSESATTAPGR; encoded by the coding sequence ATGGGGGAGCACAGCGTCACTCTGTTGGCGGCCGAGGAAGGTGGCACCCAGAACTTCCTCGTCCCCAACGGCACCTTCTTCTTCGTACTCGCGATCTTCCTGATCGTGCTGGGCGTCATCGGCAAGTTCGTCGTGCCGCCGGTCCAGAAGGTGCTCGGTGAGCGCGAGAAGATGGTCGCCAAGACCACCGAGAACAACCGCAAGGCCACTGAGCTGGATGCCGCCGCGGACTCCGATTTCCAGAAGGTGATGGCCGAGGCCCGCACCGAGGCATCGGGGATCCGCGACGAGGCCCGGGCCGAGGGTCGCAAGATCCTCGAGGAGCACCGGGGCCGCGCCAGCGAGGAGGCTGCCGCAACCCTGCAGCAGGCGGCCGATCAGCTCAAGCAGCAGAGCGACAGCATCTCCGGTGACCTGAGGTCGTCGGTCGACACGCTTTCTGCCACGCTGGCCAGCCGCGTTCTGGGTGTTGAGGTCTCCAGCGAGTCGGCGACAACGGCGCCGGGACGGTAG
- a CDS encoding F0F1 ATP synthase subunit B/delta, with protein MSTFIGQLIGFAVIVAIIWRYVVPPLKNMMANQKEAVRTQLEDSAKAGQRLADADKHHAKRVDEAKAEAKRIVEEARVDAEGITAQLRAQADVEVERIKVQGAQQVQLLRAQLIRQLRQDLGSESVRRAGELVRAHVADSQSQSATVDRFLDELDSMAPAAYAPEAGSDLRSASRDAQAAVVEKFDALTSDLSVDELSALSDDLASVAGLLIAEPILARHLAESSGEVDAKKQLIHRLLGGKVGDKTLDLLETAVSVRWSLTSDLVDAIEHVARLALLTRAERENQADEVEEQLFRFTRILDEQPRLTSLLGDYTAPADGRIELLRKVLGDGSGASATATALLVQTISLLRGDRADEAVLALAQLAVARRGEVVAQVSAAAELSSEQRTRLTEVLTRIYNHPVSVQLNIDPSVLGGLSVAVGDEVIDGTLSSRLDAAVTRLPD; from the coding sequence ATGTCAACCTTCATCGGACAGCTCATCGGCTTCGCGGTCATCGTGGCCATCATCTGGCGGTACGTCGTGCCGCCGTTGAAGAACATGATGGCCAACCAGAAAGAGGCCGTCCGCACTCAGCTCGAGGACAGCGCGAAGGCTGGTCAGCGGTTGGCTGATGCCGACAAGCATCACGCCAAGCGGGTCGACGAGGCCAAGGCCGAAGCCAAGCGCATCGTCGAAGAGGCGCGGGTCGATGCCGAAGGCATCACCGCGCAGCTGCGTGCGCAAGCAGATGTCGAGGTGGAGCGGATCAAAGTTCAAGGTGCGCAACAGGTTCAGTTGCTGCGCGCTCAGCTGATCCGGCAGTTGCGTCAAGACCTCGGCAGTGAGTCGGTGCGGCGCGCGGGCGAGTTGGTGCGTGCCCATGTCGCCGACTCGCAGTCGCAGTCCGCGACTGTCGACCGCTTCCTGGACGAACTGGATTCGATGGCGCCGGCGGCGTACGCGCCCGAGGCGGGTTCGGATCTGCGGTCGGCCAGTCGCGATGCCCAGGCCGCGGTGGTCGAGAAGTTCGACGCGCTGACCTCGGATCTGTCGGTCGACGAATTGTCCGCCCTCTCCGATGACCTTGCGTCGGTGGCCGGTCTGCTGATCGCAGAACCCATCCTGGCCCGCCATCTCGCCGAGTCCTCCGGTGAGGTCGACGCCAAGAAGCAGTTGATTCACCGGCTGCTCGGCGGCAAGGTCGGCGACAAGACACTGGACCTGCTCGAGACCGCGGTATCGGTGCGCTGGTCGTTGACCTCGGATCTGGTCGACGCCATCGAGCATGTCGCGCGGCTGGCACTGCTGACCCGCGCCGAACGTGAGAATCAGGCTGACGAGGTCGAGGAGCAGCTCTTCCGCTTCACCCGCATCCTGGACGAGCAGCCCCGGCTGACCTCCCTGCTGGGTGATTACACCGCACCGGCCGATGGTCGGATCGAGTTGCTGCGCAAGGTCCTCGGCGACGGTAGCGGCGCCAGCGCGACCGCGACCGCACTGCTGGTTCAGACCATCAGTCTGCTGCGCGGCGACCGGGCCGACGAAGCGGTGCTGGCACTGGCTCAACTTGCGGTCGCCCGGCGCGGCGAGGTCGTCGCTCAGGTCAGTGCGGCCGCCGAGCTCAGTTCGGAGCAGCGCACCCGCCTGACCGAGGTGCTGACCCGGATCTACAACCACCCTGTTTCGGTGCAGCTGAACATCGATCCGTCTGTGCTGGGCGGCCTTTCGGTCGCCGTCGGCGACGAGGTGATCGACGGGACGTTGTCCTCACGGCTGGATGCAGCTGTGACGCGGCTTCCCGACTAG
- the atpD gene encoding F0F1 ATP synthase subunit beta, which produces MTAAVETKTAGRVVRITGPVVDVEFPRGSVPELFNALHAEITFGALAKTLTLEVAQHLGDNLVRCISMQPTDGLVRGVEVSDTGASISVPVGDGVKGHVFNALGDCLDDPGYGKDFEHWSIHRKPPAFADLEPRTEMLETGLKVVDLLTPYVRGGKIALFGGAGVGKTVLIQEMINRIARNFGGTSVFAGVGERTREGNDLWVELADANVLKDTALVFGQMDEPPGTRMRVALSALTMAEYFRDEQGQDVLLFIDNIFRFTQAGSEVSTLLGRMPSAVGYQPTLADEMGELQERITSTRGRSITSMQAVYVPADDYTDPAPATTFAHLDATTELSRAVFSKGIFPAVDPLASSSTILHPSVVGDEHYRVAQEVIRILQRYKDLQDIIAILGIDELSEEDKVLVYRARKIERFLSQNMMAAEQFTGQPGSTVPLKETVEAFDKLAKGEFDHLPEQAFFLIGGLDDLAKKAESLGAKL; this is translated from the coding sequence ATGACTGCTGCCGTAGAGACCAAGACCGCCGGACGCGTCGTCCGCATCACCGGCCCCGTGGTGGACGTCGAGTTCCCGCGTGGCTCAGTGCCCGAACTGTTCAATGCGCTGCACGCCGAGATCACCTTCGGCGCGCTGGCCAAGACTCTGACCCTCGAGGTTGCTCAGCACCTGGGTGACAACCTGGTGCGCTGCATCTCCATGCAGCCGACGGACGGCTTGGTGCGTGGCGTCGAGGTGTCCGACACCGGCGCCTCGATCTCCGTGCCGGTCGGCGACGGGGTGAAGGGCCACGTGTTCAACGCCCTCGGCGACTGCCTCGATGACCCGGGCTACGGCAAGGACTTCGAGCACTGGTCCATCCACCGCAAGCCGCCGGCCTTCGCCGACCTCGAGCCGCGCACCGAGATGCTGGAGACCGGCCTCAAGGTCGTCGACCTCCTCACCCCGTACGTGCGTGGCGGCAAGATCGCCCTGTTCGGTGGTGCCGGCGTCGGCAAGACCGTGCTGATCCAGGAGATGATCAACCGGATCGCCCGCAACTTCGGTGGCACCTCGGTGTTCGCCGGTGTGGGGGAGCGGACCCGTGAGGGCAACGACCTCTGGGTCGAGCTTGCGGACGCCAACGTGCTCAAGGACACCGCGTTGGTGTTCGGTCAGATGGACGAGCCGCCAGGCACGCGTATGCGGGTCGCCCTGTCCGCGCTGACCATGGCGGAATACTTCCGCGACGAGCAGGGCCAGGACGTGCTTCTGTTCATCGACAACATCTTCCGGTTCACCCAGGCCGGCTCCGAGGTGTCCACGCTGCTCGGCCGTATGCCGTCCGCCGTGGGTTACCAGCCGACCCTGGCTGACGAGATGGGTGAGCTCCAGGAGCGCATCACCTCGACGCGTGGCCGTTCGATCACCTCGATGCAGGCCGTGTACGTGCCCGCCGACGACTACACCGACCCGGCGCCGGCCACCACGTTCGCGCACCTGGATGCCACCACCGAGCTTTCCCGCGCGGTGTTCTCCAAGGGCATCTTCCCGGCGGTGGATCCGCTGGCGTCGAGCTCGACGATCCTGCACCCGAGCGTCGTCGGTGACGAGCACTACCGGGTCGCCCAGGAAGTCATCCGGATCCTGCAGCGCTACAAGGATCTTCAGGACATCATCGCGATCCTCGGTATCGACGAGCTCTCCGAAGAGGACAAGGTCCTGGTGTACCGCGCCCGCAAGATCGAGCGCTTCCTGAGCCAGAACATGATGGCCGCCGAGCAGTTCACCGGGCAGCCCGGTTCCACGGTTCCGCTCAAAGAGACCGTCGAGGCCTTCGACAAGCTGGCCAAGGGCGAGTTCGACCACCTGCCCGAGCAGGCGTTCTTCCTGATCGGTGGCCTGGACGACCTGGCGAAGAAGGCCGAGAGCCTCGGCGCCAAGCTGTGA
- the atpB gene encoding F0F1 ATP synthase subunit A, whose product MSERILAEAAIEVGHHDTAKWLGLTVNVDTIMATAIAAVIVIALAFVLRAKVTSTGVPSGVQLLWETLTTQMRGQIESAIGMKIAPFVLPLAVALFIFILIANWISVLPVQYGTADGSTHELLKPPAADINFVLALALFVFFCYHAAGIWRRGLIGHPVKLLKGHVAFLAPINLVEELAKPISLSLRLFGNIFAGGIMVALIALFPPYIMWAPNAIWKTFDLFVGLIQAFIFALLTILYFSQSMELEEDHH is encoded by the coding sequence ATGAGTGAACGCATCCTCGCCGAGGCCGCCATCGAGGTCGGCCACCACGACACCGCCAAGTGGCTGGGTCTGACGGTCAACGTCGACACCATCATGGCTACCGCGATCGCCGCCGTGATCGTGATCGCGCTGGCGTTCGTGCTGCGGGCCAAGGTCACCTCGACCGGCGTGCCCAGCGGCGTTCAGCTGCTGTGGGAGACGCTGACGACTCAGATGCGCGGCCAGATCGAATCCGCGATCGGCATGAAGATCGCTCCCTTCGTGCTGCCGCTGGCGGTGGCGCTGTTCATCTTCATCCTGATCGCCAACTGGATCTCGGTGCTGCCGGTGCAGTACGGCACCGCCGACGGCAGCACCCACGAGCTGCTCAAGCCGCCGGCCGCCGACATCAACTTCGTGCTGGCTCTCGCGCTGTTCGTGTTCTTCTGCTACCACGCGGCAGGTATCTGGCGCCGCGGCCTGATCGGTCACCCGGTGAAGCTGCTCAAGGGCCACGTCGCGTTCCTCGCCCCGATCAACCTCGTCGAGGAACTGGCCAAGCCGATCTCGTTGTCGCTCCGACTTTTCGGCAACATCTTCGCCGGTGGCATCATGGTCGCGCTGATCGCGCTGTTCCCGCCGTACATCATGTGGGCGCCCAACGCGATCTGGAAGACGTTCGACTTGTTCGTCGGTCTGATCCAGGCCTTCATCTTCGCGCTTCTGACGATCCTGTACTTCAGCCAGTCGATGGAACTGGAAGAAGACCACCACTAA